A single window of Vigna unguiculata cultivar IT97K-499-35 chromosome 1, ASM411807v1, whole genome shotgun sequence DNA harbors:
- the LOC114180802 gene encoding uncharacterized protein LOC114180802 isoform X2 yields the protein MFPALCLSSPRATPPSGVSIESHANSKHIGVNYVFIGPLTTKYRPVIVKAAKEDRNTKPNSVICADCDGNGAVQCSQCKGNGVNSVDIFNGQFKAGDSCWLCGGRKEMLCGNCNGAGFVGGFLSTYDQ from the exons ATGTTTCCTGCCCTGTGCCTAAGTTCCCCAAGAGCTACACCACCATCAG GTGTTAGCATAGAAAGCCATGCAAATTCAAAGCATATTGGAGTCAATTATGTGTTTATTGGCCCTCTCACTACCAAATATCGCCCTGTCATTGTTAAG GCTGCAAAAGAAGACCGAAACACCAAACCGAATAGTGTGATTTGTGCTGACTGTGATGGGAATG GAGCAGTTCAATGCTCTCAATGCAAAGGCAATGGGGTGAACTCTGTTGATATTTTCAATGGACAGTTTAAAGCTGGTGACTCCTGTTGGCTTTGCGG AGGAAGGAAGGAGATGTTATGCGGAAATTGCAATGGTGCAGGCTTTGTTGGTGGCTTCTTGAGCACTTACGATCAGTAG
- the LOC114180802 gene encoding uncharacterized protein LOC114180802 isoform X1: protein MFPALCLSSPRATPPSESLGVSIESHANSKHIGVNYVFIGPLTTKYRPVIVKAAKEDRNTKPNSVICADCDGNGAVQCSQCKGNGVNSVDIFNGQFKAGDSCWLCGGRKEMLCGNCNGAGFVGGFLSTYDQ from the exons ATGTTTCCTGCCCTGTGCCTAAGTTCCCCAAGAGCTACACCACCATCAG AATCCTTAGGTGTTAGCATAGAAAGCCATGCAAATTCAAAGCATATTGGAGTCAATTATGTGTTTATTGGCCCTCTCACTACCAAATATCGCCCTGTCATTGTTAAG GCTGCAAAAGAAGACCGAAACACCAAACCGAATAGTGTGATTTGTGCTGACTGTGATGGGAATG GAGCAGTTCAATGCTCTCAATGCAAAGGCAATGGGGTGAACTCTGTTGATATTTTCAATGGACAGTTTAAAGCTGGTGACTCCTGTTGGCTTTGCGG AGGAAGGAAGGAGATGTTATGCGGAAATTGCAATGGTGCAGGCTTTGTTGGTGGCTTCTTGAGCACTTACGATCAGTAG